In Ruminococcus sp. HUN007, a genomic segment contains:
- a CDS encoding dockerin type I repeat-containing protein encodes MKKAVSFLTSLLMVSSLAVPFVYAEDDTAAEEKVSVSEEADKAEADDSSEKTSEPAESEKEEPSEKEEKDFTVWHLNATDPAEGELFNDEENREYIFKVINPGGEKRGGTDKWDLQFRIRGFSIVKDHEYSIRYTISSSNLGSYYTKIANYDSKDVGAAVAGEVWHNQYGVSTVKSYVDGTLWENAETTYSDAWNNQSISKGDTLNVSCNFTGIADIPEAEWCFFLGGAGSTTANDCFSAGTELRFRNLVLTDNTTGETLVSAYPFTEINVKGDISGDGKVDTTDLTLMSLGLLGDADLDDSQIDHADLDGDGIFHLADAAHLMRFLAKKIDEL; translated from the coding sequence CATCTCTGCTTATGGTATCATCTCTGGCAGTTCCGTTTGTATATGCTGAAGATGATACAGCGGCAGAAGAAAAAGTGTCTGTATCGGAAGAAGCTGATAAAGCAGAAGCTGATGACAGCAGTGAAAAAACTTCAGAACCAGCAGAATCCGAAAAGGAAGAACCATCTGAAAAAGAGGAGAAAGACTTTACAGTATGGCATTTGAATGCTACGGATCCTGCAGAAGGTGAACTTTTTAACGATGAAGAAAACAGGGAATACATTTTTAAAGTAATTAATCCGGGTGGTGAAAAACGCGGCGGTACGGACAAGTGGGATCTTCAGTTCAGAATAAGAGGTTTCTCGATCGTAAAGGATCATGAATATTCCATCCGCTATACAATATCATCCAGCAATTTGGGAAGCTATTATACTAAAATAGCAAACTATGATTCGAAGGACGTAGGTGCTGCTGTTGCCGGTGAAGTATGGCACAATCAGTACGGTGTATCCACAGTAAAAAGCTATGTTGACGGTACGCTCTGGGAAAATGCTGAAACAACATACAGCGATGCATGGAACAACCAGAGTATCAGCAAGGGCGACACTCTGAATGTAAGCTGTAATTTTACAGGTATTGCAGATATACCGGAAGCGGAATGGTGCTTCTTCCTTGGAGGTGCAGGTTCCACAACAGCTAATGACTGCTTTTCAGCAGGAACAGAACTCCGTTTCAGAAATCTTGTACTTACCGACAATACAACCGGCGAGACTCTTGTTAGTGCTTATCCGTTTACTGAGATTAACGTAAAAGGCGATATAAGCGGTGACGGTAAGGTAGATACTACAGATCTTACACTCATGAGCCTTGGACTTCTCGGTGATGCAGATCTTGACGATTCACAGATCGATCATGCTGATCTGGACGGCGACGGAATATTCCACCTTGCCGATGCAGCTCATCTTATGCGTTTCCTTGCAAAGAAGATAGATGAACTCTGA
- the frr gene encoding ribosome recycling factor, which translates to MKDTINAAKEKMQKTIDSLSREFVTIRAGRANPDLLNRVSAEYYGTMTPVSQLAQIKVSEGRTLVITPYDASAFKSIEKAILASDIGITPINDGKAIRLTVPQPTEEKRKELCKTVKKYGEEAKVSVRSVRRDTMDKFKTMKKNSEITEDDLKQCETDLQKVVDKFCAEIDSLVAEKEKEVTTI; encoded by the coding sequence ATGAAAGATACAATAAATGCAGCTAAGGAAAAAATGCAGAAGACAATTGATTCTCTTTCAAGAGAATTTGTAACTATAAGAGCAGGACGCGCGAATCCTGATCTGCTCAACAGAGTTTCAGCTGAATACTACGGAACAATGACTCCTGTAAGCCAGCTTGCTCAGATCAAGGTATCAGAAGGCCGTACACTCGTTATCACACCATACGATGCATCTGCATTTAAATCAATAGAAAAGGCTATTCTTGCTTCAGATATCGGTATCACACCTATCAATGACGGAAAGGCTATCCGTCTTACTGTTCCTCAGCCAACTGAAGAAAAGCGTAAGGAACTCTGCAAGACAGTTAAGAAGTATGGTGAAGAAGCCAAGGTATCAGTTCGTTCAGTAAGACGTGATACAATGGATAAATTCAAGACAATGAAGAAGAATTCAGAAATCACTGAAGATGATCTCAAGCAGTGCGAAACTGATCTTCAGAAAGTCGTTGACAAATTCTGTGCTGAGATTGACAGTCTGGTTGCAGAAAAGGAAAAGGAAGTTACAACTATCTGA
- a CDS encoding peptidylprolyl isomerase has translation MNKKITAFLASFAMLSAAVTGCGPAEGTTTTTEKDPVTTEVTASADASETEAVQTEAEPEIPVFETVSPVPAASTEITDRRDFIVTLYPEYAPVTCENFEKLVKEGFYNGLSFHRIVDGFMAQGGDPSGDGTGGSKDTIKGEFISNGVNNTLSHTRGVLSMARTPEPNSASSQFFICYTDFCSQLDGDYAAFGSVTEGMEVVDAFLAVPRDYNNGGELAAPLSPVLIKEAVMIDPDESGHPRVKITMNDFIKAEKKSDDASGEAAETEEAAADEAAQNDVTEAETNADTLSDGSEE, from the coding sequence ATGAACAAAAAAATTACAGCTTTTTTAGCTTCATTCGCAATGCTTTCTGCTGCCGTTACAGGATGCGGCCCTGCTGAAGGCACTACAACTACTACTGAAAAAGACCCGGTAACAACAGAAGTAACTGCATCAGCTGATGCTTCAGAAACTGAAGCCGTTCAGACTGAAGCAGAACCGGAAATTCCTGTATTCGAAACAGTTTCGCCGGTTCCGGCTGCTTCAACTGAGATCACTGACAGAAGAGATTTCATTGTTACACTTTATCCTGAATACGCACCGGTTACATGTGAAAACTTCGAAAAGCTTGTTAAGGAAGGTTTTTACAACGGTCTTTCTTTCCACAGAATAGTAGACGGTTTCATGGCTCAGGGCGGTGATCCAAGCGGCGACGGTACCGGAGGAAGCAAGGATACCATTAAAGGCGAATTTATAAGCAATGGTGTTAACAACACGCTCTCTCACACAAGAGGCGTTCTTTCAATGGCAAGGACTCCGGAACCGAACAGCGCATCCAGCCAGTTCTTCATCTGCTATACAGACTTCTGCTCACAGCTTGACGGAGATTATGCAGCTTTCGGTTCAGTAACGGAAGGCATGGAAGTTGTAGATGCATTCCTCGCTGTACCGCGCGATTATAATAACGGCGGCGAATTAGCAGCGCCTTTATCGCCTGTATTGATTAAGGAAGCAGTAATGATTGATCCTGATGAAAGCGGCCACCCGAGAGTTAAAATAACAATGAATGATTTTATCAAAGCAGAAAAAAAATCTGATGACGCCTCAGGTGAAGCAGCAGAAACTGAAGAGGCCGCAGCTGATGAAGCTGCACAGAACGATGTAACAGAAGCTGAAACAAACGCTGATACTCTCAGCGACGGATCAGAAGAATAA
- a CDS encoding AbrB/MazE/SpoVT family DNA-binding domain-containing protein, which yields MKSTGIVRKIDELGRIVLPKELRRTLGLNDRESVEIYVDQDAIILKKFKSTCVLCGDNEDLLDFKGKSICQKCMNELRK from the coding sequence ATGAAATCAACAGGTATTGTAAGAAAAATCGACGAACTCGGCAGAATCGTATTACCAAAGGAACTCAGAAGAACTCTTGGTCTTAATGACAGAGAAAGCGTAGAAATCTACGTTGACCAGGATGCTATCATCCTCAAGAAGTTCAAGTCAACATGCGTTCTCTGCGGCGACAACGAAGATCTTCTCGACTTCAAGGGCAAGAGCATCTGCCAGAAGTGCATGAATGAACTCAGAAAGTAA
- the scfB gene encoding thioether cross-link-forming SCIFF peptide maturase has product MVHQYKLNGYNIVIDVYSGSIHVVDDVAYDVIAEFEGNSKEQIVEKLLPVHGKNGVTEKDILMYIDDVESLKNDERLFTEDIFADKASKLKNNSNTVKALCLHVAHTCNLNCSYCFASQGKYQGERGLMSFEVGKRALDFLIENSGNRRNLEVDFFGGEPLMNWDVVKQLVKYAREVEKDAGKNFRFTLTTNGVLVDDEVIDFCNKEMHNVVLSLDGRKEVHDRFRVDYAGKGSYDTIVPKFKHFVEKRGDRNYYMRGTFTHFNPDFTNDIFHMADLGFRELSMEPVVCAPDDPSALTEEDIVKVFEQYEILAKEMIKRYRNGNGFTFYHYMIDLQNGPCIYKRLSGCGSGTEYLAVTPWGDLYPCHQFVGDEDYLMGNIYDGVTNTEMREKFRKCNIYSRPDCADCWAKLYCSGGCAANAYHAAGDITGIYEPGCRLFRKRIECAIMMQIAKSDISC; this is encoded by the coding sequence ATGGTTCATCAGTATAAACTTAACGGATACAATATCGTTATTGACGTTTACAGTGGGTCGATCCACGTGGTAGATGACGTTGCATACGATGTTATAGCAGAATTTGAAGGAAATTCAAAGGAACAGATCGTTGAAAAACTTTTGCCTGTGCACGGAAAGAACGGAGTAACTGAAAAGGATATTCTCATGTATATCGATGATGTGGAATCACTGAAAAACGATGAGAGACTTTTTACCGAAGATATTTTTGCAGACAAAGCATCAAAGCTTAAGAATAATTCAAATACCGTAAAGGCTCTCTGCCTTCATGTTGCACACACATGTAACCTTAACTGTTCCTACTGTTTTGCAAGTCAGGGCAAGTACCAGGGCGAACGCGGCCTTATGAGCTTCGAAGTAGGAAAAAGAGCACTGGATTTCCTGATTGAAAATTCAGGAAACAGAAGAAATCTTGAAGTGGACTTTTTCGGCGGCGAACCTTTAATGAACTGGGACGTTGTAAAGCAGCTTGTAAAATACGCAAGGGAAGTGGAGAAGGATGCAGGCAAGAACTTCAGATTCACGCTTACTACAAACGGTGTTCTTGTTGATGATGAGGTTATCGATTTCTGCAATAAGGAAATGCATAACGTAGTTCTCAGCCTTGACGGACGTAAGGAAGTCCACGACCGCTTCCGTGTTGACTATGCCGGAAAAGGAAGCTATGACACGATCGTGCCGAAGTTCAAGCATTTTGTTGAAAAACGCGGCGACAGGAATTATTACATGAGAGGTACGTTCACTCATTTTAACCCTGATTTTACAAATGATATTTTCCATATGGCTGATCTCGGTTTCAGGGAGCTGTCCATGGAACCGGTAGTCTGTGCTCCTGATGATCCTTCGGCACTTACTGAGGAAGATATCGTTAAGGTGTTTGAGCAGTATGAGATCCTTGCGAAGGAAATGATAAAAAGATACAGAAACGGAAACGGATTTACCTTCTATCATTACATGATCGATCTTCAGAACGGCCCGTGTATATACAAAAGACTTTCAGGCTGCGGTTCCGGTACGGAATATCTTGCAGTTACACCGTGGGGAGACCTTTATCCGTGTCATCAGTTTGTTGGTGATGAGGATTATCTTATGGGTAATATTTACGACGGTGTAACCAACACGGAAATGCGTGAAAAATTCAGAAAGTGCAATATCTATTCACGTCCTGACTGTGCTGACTGCTGGGCTAAGCTTTACTGTTCAGGAGGATGTGCGGCAAATGCATACCATGCAGCAGGAGATATAACAGGAATATATGAACCGGGCTGCCGCCTTTTCAGAAAACGTATAGAATGTGCAATTATGATGCAGATAGCAAAGTCAGATATTTCATGCTAA
- a CDS encoding phosphatidate cytidylyltransferase, which produces MLTRIISAVVAAAIGITVIIFADTAALPAAVALLSMLGVYELYRAAGCHENKFMTAIALAFSGVYPFLVLYGSEHIILLVTTAVIMALFASYLLYYKKMSFEKLSFAVMVPLLLSLSMASLCKLNVLTEKHGKVLLLLTLCGAWTADSAAYFTGTFLGKHKLCPEISPKKTVEGFIGGVIFDGLFFVIFNLVYVSFFAKECGVNYFVSFFLGMICAGLGTLGDLTASLIKRQCGIKDYGKIMPGHGGFMDRFDSVLFVAPFMYAYLSVMDMYV; this is translated from the coding sequence TTGCTTACAAGAATAATTTCAGCAGTTGTTGCTGCTGCCATCGGAATAACGGTTATAATTTTTGCTGATACAGCCGCGCTGCCTGCTGCTGTTGCTCTTCTTTCCATGCTTGGTGTGTATGAGCTCTACAGGGCGGCCGGCTGTCATGAAAACAAATTTATGACAGCCATTGCTCTTGCTTTTTCAGGAGTTTATCCTTTTCTGGTTCTGTACGGAAGTGAACATATAATACTGCTGGTCACAACTGCAGTGATAATGGCTCTGTTTGCTTCCTACCTGCTTTACTACAAAAAAATGAGCTTCGAAAAGCTTTCATTTGCAGTCATGGTACCTCTTCTTCTGAGCCTTTCCATGGCAAGTCTGTGCAAGCTCAATGTTTTGACGGAAAAACACGGTAAGGTTCTCTTGCTTCTTACTCTGTGCGGGGCATGGACAGCTGATTCTGCAGCTTATTTTACCGGTACATTTCTCGGAAAGCACAAACTCTGTCCCGAGATAAGCCCTAAAAAGACCGTTGAAGGATTTATCGGTGGTGTCATTTTTGACGGTTTGTTCTTTGTAATTTTTAATTTGGTATACGTTTCCTTTTTTGCAAAGGAATGCGGAGTGAACTATTTTGTTTCATTTTTCCTCGGCATGATATGTGCCGGGCTTGGTACTCTTGGTGATCTTACAGCTTCACTTATCAAGCGTCAGTGCGGTATCAAGGATTACGGAAAAATAATGCCGGGACACGGCGGATTTATGGATCGTTTTGACAGCGTCCTCTTTGTTGCTCCGTTTATGTATGCGTATTTATCAGTTATGGATATGTATGTCTGA
- a CDS encoding 1-deoxy-D-xylulose-5-phosphate reductoisomerase, with amino-acid sequence MKRVSVLGSTGSIGLQSMDVARKHGLDIQALAANSNYAKLAEQAREFSPEMVCIFDDKYYSALKSELADTNIKVLCGMDGLCEIAADKGNDILLNSVVGMVGLLPTLTAIENGKDIALANKETLVAGGRIVMDAAAEKGVKIYPVDSEHSAIFQCLQGNSMNRISKIILTASGGPFFGKKKADLENVTVAEALNHPNWSMGNKITIDSSTLMNKGFEFIEAKWLFDLEPDQIEVVVHRQSVLHSAVQFEDFSVIGQMGVPDMRIPIQYALLYPERKECPTKPLSLTDYGTLTFEKPDLETFDCLALCIEAITKGGTYPCIVNAANEVAVSLFLNGKIRFLQIGELVRSAYEHFRFKEINNYEDVIAADTAAREYVRNSVE; translated from the coding sequence ATGAAAAGGGTATCTGTGTTAGGTTCTACCGGTTCCATCGGACTTCAGTCCATGGATGTGGCCCGTAAGCACGGACTTGATATTCAGGCTCTTGCTGCGAACAGCAACTATGCAAAACTCGCTGAACAGGCAAGAGAGTTTTCACCTGAGATGGTATGTATCTTTGATGACAAATACTACAGCGCTCTGAAATCGGAACTTGCCGACACGAACATAAAAGTCCTCTGCGGCATGGACGGTCTCTGTGAGATCGCCGCTGACAAAGGAAATGACATTTTACTCAATTCCGTTGTCGGAATGGTAGGACTTCTGCCGACACTCACAGCTATAGAAAACGGCAAGGACATCGCTCTGGCAAACAAGGAAACTCTTGTTGCCGGCGGAAGAATAGTTATGGATGCAGCTGCTGAAAAGGGAGTAAAGATCTATCCTGTTGATTCCGAACATTCGGCTATTTTTCAGTGCCTTCAGGGCAACAGCATGAACCGTATAAGCAAGATCATCCTTACAGCTTCAGGCGGTCCTTTCTTCGGAAAGAAAAAGGCTGACCTTGAGAACGTCACAGTAGCTGAAGCGCTCAATCATCCTAACTGGAGCATGGGTAATAAAATTACCATCGATTCAAGTACACTTATGAACAAGGGCTTTGAATTCATTGAAGCAAAATGGCTGTTCGACCTTGAACCGGATCAGATTGAGGTAGTTGTTCACAGACAAAGCGTGCTTCACTCAGCTGTACAGTTCGAAGACTTTTCAGTTATCGGTCAGATGGGAGTTCCTGATATGAGAATACCGATACAGTACGCACTTCTTTATCCTGAGAGAAAAGAATGCCCGACAAAGCCGCTTTCGCTTACTGACTACGGTACACTTACATTTGAAAAGCCGGACCTTGAAACATTTGACTGCCTTGCTCTCTGTATTGAAGCAATAACAAAGGGCGGAACTTATCCGTGTATAGTAAATGCTGCAAACGAAGTTGCTGTGAGTCTTTTCCTTAACGGAAAGATCCGTTTCCTTCAGATAGGAGAACTTGTAAGAAGTGCTTATGAGCATTTCAGATTTAAAGAAATAAATAACTATGAAGACGTGATCGCAGCTGATACAGCCGCAAGAGAATACGTAAGAAATTCTGTGGAATAA
- the uppS gene encoding polyprenyl diphosphate synthase, with protein sequence MATKDNNKRDLPEILPEHIGFIMDGNGRWAKQRHMPRSFGHAEGGKTYEKIVRYCRDIGIKYISFYAFSTENWKRSSEEISALMVLFKQYLAKVQNYYKEEVRMVFIGDRSAFAPELVELMNKVENDTKDFDKMTMIVALNYGGRDEIRNAAKKIAASVQKGELSIDDITEQTVADNLYTKGIPDVDLLIRPSGELRTSNFLIWQCAYAELYFSDVLWPDFLPEELDKALWAYAGRQRRFGGV encoded by the coding sequence ATGGCTACAAAAGATAATAACAAAAGGGATCTTCCGGAGATCCTGCCTGAACATATAGGTTTTATTATGGACGGAAACGGCAGATGGGCAAAACAGCGTCATATGCCGCGTTCATTCGGACACGCCGAAGGCGGAAAGACTTATGAAAAGATAGTCCGCTACTGTCGTGACATCGGTATCAAATATATTTCATTCTATGCTTTTTCCACTGAAAACTGGAAAAGATCAAGCGAAGAGATCTCCGCGTTAATGGTTCTTTTCAAGCAGTATCTTGCAAAGGTACAGAACTATTACAAGGAAGAAGTACGCATGGTTTTCATAGGTGACCGCAGTGCATTCGCACCTGAACTGGTCGAACTTATGAACAAGGTAGAGAATGATACAAAAGACTTTGACAAGATGACTATGATCGTTGCGCTTAATTACGGCGGACGTGATGAGATCAGAAATGCTGCAAAGAAGATCGCTGCCAGCGTACAGAAAGGCGAACTCAGTATTGATGATATTACTGAACAGACGGTTGCGGACAATCTGTATACAAAAGGTATTCCTGACGTCGATCTTCTGATCAGACCAAGCGGTGAATTACGTACATCCAACTTCCTTATCTGGCAGTGCGCCTACGCTGAACTTTATTTCTCAGATGTTCTCTGGCCGGATTTCCTGCCTGAGGAACTGGATAAAGCGCTATGGGCATATGCCGGCAGGCAGAGACGCTTCGGAGGTGTCTGA
- the scfA gene encoding six-cysteine ranthipeptide SCIFF translates to MRTIATRGLRNAEGGCGECQTSCQSACKTSCGVANQPCERN, encoded by the coding sequence ATCAGAACTATCGCTACAAGAGGCCTCAGAAATGCAGAAGGCGGATGCGGCGAATGCCAGACATCATGCCAGTCAGCATGCAAGACATCATGCGGTGTTGCTAACCAGCCTTGCGAAAGAAACTGA
- a CDS encoding EAL domain-containing protein — MSSIILLIRKNVFTISHNGEYDQVNSYMEQTLVDYINSVNSNLSSFKNMLHEDMAETRTDLEKSVKVIYMQVLIILIILIACSVFCLIISFRLSHEIINIDPLTQIPNFDYFLDYCQKPFIRKNLTNYSIMSIDIKGFQYFNQQLGTGFGDALLLEYAAQLKKNKSRKRYREFIARVNGDSFIALHRTDRIPVITDYLRQVDMNVRFNDSIQKVSVNSRCGVCPLDKGISVMAAVENSRTALKEAKKLSNTSCVWYSPKMSEKERNSKETIAMFSEAIKNKEFLVYYQPKVDMNTNRLCGCEALVRWMHDGKLIPPFSFIPILEDEGYVTVLDFYVFEKVCEDLSAWISQGIEPVRISSNFSKLHLKNKRLAEDILEIISQYNVDKKYIEIELTESSGYDDFDAMTQFVNKMKNENIHTAIDDFGTGYSSLSLLKDLDIDVVKLDKSFLNGANTDLQKQMIENIIKMIRDLHHDVICEGVETKQQVQFLKSVNCFMAQGYLYDKPLPHDDFEKRLVDPVYVLKETEKN, encoded by the coding sequence ATGTCATCAATTATCTTATTGATTCGGAAAAATGTGTTCACAATCAGTCACAACGGCGAGTACGATCAGGTAAATTCCTACATGGAGCAAACCCTTGTTGACTACATAAACTCAGTAAACAGTAATCTGTCAAGCTTTAAAAACATGCTTCATGAAGATATGGCAGAAACCAGAACTGACCTTGAGAAAAGTGTAAAAGTTATTTACATGCAGGTTCTTATAATTCTTATCATTCTCATCGCCTGTTCAGTATTCTGTCTAATCATCAGTTTCAGGCTTTCGCATGAGATCATAAACATTGATCCGCTTACGCAGATACCGAACTTCGATTATTTCCTTGACTACTGTCAGAAACCTTTTATCCGCAAAAACTTAACGAACTATTCGATAATGAGTATAGACATCAAAGGCTTCCAGTATTTCAATCAGCAGCTCGGTACAGGCTTTGGTGACGCACTTCTTCTGGAATACGCCGCACAGCTTAAGAAAAACAAGTCACGTAAAAGATACCGTGAATTCATTGCCCGCGTCAACGGTGACTCATTTATCGCTCTTCACAGGACCGACAGAATTCCCGTAATCACGGACTACTTAAGACAGGTTGACATGAACGTACGTTTCAATGACAGCATACAGAAAGTATCTGTAAACTCAAGATGCGGTGTCTGTCCTCTGGATAAAGGCATAAGCGTCATGGCAGCTGTTGAGAATTCACGTACGGCACTTAAGGAAGCAAAAAAACTCTCAAACACCAGCTGTGTATGGTATTCGCCGAAAATGAGCGAAAAGGAAAGAAATTCAAAGGAAACCATCGCAATGTTTTCTGAGGCGATCAAAAACAAAGAGTTCCTTGTCTATTACCAGCCCAAGGTCGACATGAACACAAACAGACTCTGCGGCTGCGAAGCTCTTGTACGATGGATGCATGACGGAAAGCTTATCCCGCCGTTCAGTTTCATTCCAATCCTTGAAGATGAAGGATACGTAACTGTACTGGACTTCTATGTTTTTGAAAAAGTCTGTGAAGACCTTTCGGCATGGATAAGTCAGGGTATTGAACCGGTAAGAATATCCTCCAATTTCTCAAAGCTTCATCTTAAAAACAAGAGACTTGCCGAAGACATTCTCGAAATTATCAGCCAGTACAATGTTGATAAAAAATATATCGAGATCGAGCTCACTGAATCATCCGGTTACGATGATTTTGACGCAATGACGCAGTTCGTAAACAAGATGAAAAACGAAAATATACACACTGCTATAGACGATTTCGGTACCGGATATTCGTCACTGTCACTTCTTAAAGATCTGGACATCGATGTTGTAAAGCTCGATAAGTCGTTCCTGAACGGTGCAAATACGGATCTTCAGAAGCAGATGATCGAAAACATAATCAAAATGATACGCGACCTTCATCACGACGTTATCTGTGAAGGCGTTGAAACAAAACAGCAGGTACAGTTTCTTAAGAGCGTTAACTGTTTCATGGCACAGGGTTATCTTTATGACAAGCCTCTGCCGCATGACGACTTTGAAAAACGTCTTGTAGACCCTGTTTACGTACTTAAAGAAACTGAAAAAAATTAA